Genomic segment of Primulina tabacum isolate GXHZ01 chromosome 11, ASM2559414v2, whole genome shotgun sequence:
ataaatatatatattatatgttaatTATATGAGAGTTTTAATATAATGGAATATAAGAGTTCTACCACCACAAAGGAGTCATTGTGGGACTGGGACACATAGTttgattaggagtctcactctatatatacaccaTGAAGAATCATAATTTGTACATAATTTTTTCTCACAATTTTTCACACAAAAAATTGGCAAAACACTATATCCTTTGAACATCAAGGTTCAGCCACATgaagaattttgaaaaaaaaattcggtCATCCCTTGTTCTTCTATGTTGCACCGCCGTCGCTGCTTTGTCACtaaattttggaaattttgaGGCTATAGTCTCAACGCGCAAATCGCTTACGATCTCTACTGCAATCCAAGCGAAGAAGACATTATTAGCTCATGGACCCAATTAGACGATCGAAGGCGAGTTCCGTTCGTATGGAATTACAAGAAGGACTATCTCTGCTTAAAAATCGGAATAGTTTGAAATCCAGCGTTTTATATGCGCATGTATAAATTCAAAACTCCCTATGAATGATTTTTTAACACACGACACCCAAGCAATGTTTTGATTGTCGAGacgcaaaatttttaaacttctgtTACGTCTTTGGTGCGATAATTCGATGTCTCAACACTTTTATTATGTGTGGTCACTCAAAATCTTCAACTTCAATCATAAGATTGCATGGAGAAGATCTCTCTTCCTTAACATTCCTATACCGATCTCTTTCCAAGATTTTAGGAACGTAACATTGTCTTCTGCAATGAATCTGTTGGAAAAATGAGTTTTGTACTCATTTAAAAtcgataaaataatttgaaaaatgcTACGTAGCAAACGGAATTATTTCTCGATTACCAATTAGGGTGAATAAGAAATTAATTGAGTTCAATTTTATCAAGCGAAAAGATTGAAACGAaaggattatatatatatatatatatatatatatatatatatatatatatatatatatatatatatatatatatattataaaatatatataattaaaaaaaatattgaaatcacACGGCCAAGTGAATATGGCGCCTCTCACTTTGGTCTTGGCCATTCAAGATGGTTTTGATTCAATTATGAAGTGATGTGTTGAAGTGATGCATCATTTCATGAAGGCTTTTCATCTACTATAAATAGAACCCCTCTCATTTGCATTCATTACacctttctcttcttctccttTCTCTCTAATTTATTTCTATATGCAAATTTTTAAGCATTAGcgctagggatgtaaacgaaccaaaccgtttgtgagagctattcgaagctcgattcgataaaagctcgtttgagctcgtttaatgaggctcgttaagataaccaaaccaaactcaagctttacagtatttgGCTCGTTAgatcgtgaacatgttcgttggtaagtttcgtgagtaatcttttaaatgaaaaaaataatagttttgatatttgatttattgattttgcatattatttatgagatatatagaaaaatctattaaatttatttattataataaatttacaaattttaataagaataatatattttttttaaaatatataatttactttttaattaatttaatgaaaatttaaatgtataattcatatttattaagtttgtttaggctcgattataaacgaaccaagctcaaacattcaagagttctgctcggctcgactcgattacatccctaattAGCGCTTaaagttcaaattttcaagatatAAAATCTTGAGTTTGAATTTTCTAAGTTTTTACGCTTTAATTCGAACTTTggaattaaatttgaaagttgTCTTCTAGTTTTGAGTTTTTTAAGCATTTGCGCTTAAATCCAAGTTTTGCAAGATTTAAACTCTTGGAATTGGATTTTTAAGTTTAACGCTTAGAATTCGAAATTagaaagtttgcataccatattgATAGCGTTCTAAACATCTCAAGTTCGTGTGGCTTTGAAATTTGTAGTGCTACTATTTTAAAGCCGTAGTCGTTGTATCTTGGGAAACGAATTGCCAACAACTGTGAGCACCGGGGCGGGGCAATATCGTTTTAAGGAAAAAGAGTCAAACTCTTGCCTCGACTATTTTCTCATAGCCATTTGGTTTACCTATTTCTATCCCTTGATTTCCCAAGTCAAAAGAATACCATACCAACATAATCATATAGGGATTAACATTTATATTCGTGGCAATTTTGCTAACCAAGAAACGAAGACATGGAAATGGAGGAATTGATGCAATAGGATGCTTTAACATAACACCGGTCCAGCCGCCATTTCCACCGGTGCTACGCTGCCGCCATGGTACCAGTGTCTCCAATCCCACAAAACCTACCGAAACCTTCATTCAAAAtctcaccaccaccacctcttTCAGTAACCTACACTCCACCATTTCCTCCTCCTCCTCTACCACCACCGCCAGCAGGCTCAATCTTCAATCAGCCTCTGCCGCCACCTCCAAAAACATTCGAACCACCAACTTTCGGGTTATGTGTGTTAATCCAACCTAtcgaaaaaatcaaaatttaattagattaatgattttatttatattttttatttaggtTATAAATTTTGTAAAATGAAATACTACACTTTCGATCATATATATTTATCTCATGACTTGACTCTTCAACGTTATCAAATTAAACTCTTATTTAActatatttgttatttttgtaattttgtaaaaaaaaataaaaaattggatATAGATTGACCTGACACAACTAAATAAAATGAGGAAATTTTTGGAGATTCATTCTATTGCGGAGGGACTCTCGTTAGTACAGGATCATCACCTTCAACTTCATCAAAGTTGCTCGAATTCTCTTCTAGCTGTGCAAGCAGTCACACGACCAGAAGAGGACTTTAGCTATGTTGGCACTTTTGCAATTGATATCCGACGACTTATAGGTAATCATGCTTCCATAACTTTGAGCCATGTGATGCGCTCAGCGAATAAAGTGACACATTCATTAGCTTCTTTTGCTATTTTTTCCCATCCTCGTTTGTGTGGATGTCAGGGACTTTTCCTTCTTGATTAGTAAATCTTGTAATCTTGGACCTTAGATATTATTTGAATAGAATTACAagttttactgtcaaatatattTGGATAACGAAATGGGGTGATTCTTTCATTGATAGAACAGAATTACATACCAAGTGGATTTTTATTTGTTAGGGTCAAATCAAATTTCTGATAAGGAGGCCTAAATCGTTTTGAGTAATTCAGGCCCAGTTTTTCGGATCCACTGGGCTAATATCCCTCCCCTTAATGTCTCACATTATGTGCTATTTTTATCattcgttttttttaaaaaaaattttgatcaTAATTTTTATAACAGAAACTAAATGCAAATTTAAGTTTGAGTGTAAGAATTTAAAGTAAATTTACCCAtataatattgtttttttttacagATAGGTCCCTAACCTCAtcaagaaaatttatttaatttaagacTAGTTTACAGATACAATTTCTATTCCATATGGCTTCAGTTTTTCATTCCTTGGGATTGAAATCGAACCGAACTAAATCGAACCAAAGTACTTGGTCCTCTCATTCCAATTACAGAACCACAGTAtgaaatttgattttagtttgCAAGTTCGAAGTACCATGTTTGACATAAGCATTTGTGGCAGTACAAAGTGCACCTAATTAGTCAATTACAGATTGAATTGACTTTAACTAATCGATAATTCTATTGAATTCGAGAAAGCAGATATTTAGGAAGAAGTGTGCATCGAATATTGGAGTTGGATtcacttcaaatattttcttttaatcttAAAAATACGATTGATAAAAACATACAAAATTCATATGATATTGTTTTCctagtcaattttgtgagacaggttTTCGATCCTAATTttccaataaaaaaatattgagttAAGCGCGTATGAGTGTGAGTAATATTGAGATGAATGATATCTCAGGAAGTTATTGTGTGTTCTTCGCTTGATTTAGTTGAACGTCAGATCTTAATGGGTGATAATGTCTTTGTTGGGGTCAGATCGACAGTAAGAAAATGATAAAACTGATATTTAAGGGATATGAAACAGTACTAGCAGATAGACATGCACTTTCTCGATTCATGGACCTAACAACGTGTCCCATTAGCACCTAATTAGGTGCGCTCTGTACTGccacaaatataaaaaaataactgaaatttgattttagtttgCAAGTCCCAAGTACCATGTTCGACATGAGTATATGCATATATATGGTCCATACGTGTATAACATAAGTCCTACCGTAAATATCATTTATACAGTATGATCAAATGTTTGTctttttaccaaaagttatagtcGATAATAATGGTGTTGCACCCCTAACATATGGAATGAGATTCAATttcaatttgaatttgaaatttacggTTTGGTTGAGCTTATCATCTTTTATTTTTTCGATTATGtctgaaaataaatatattcgAGCAAAAATAGATTCAGTCGCTTTACATGTTTTTTTCAAAGTTATATATGTCACTGTTTTTGTCGTTTTGTCGTATATTTTCTTGATGAGGTTAGCCGAGTAGGTCATGGTTGAAATAATTAATAGAAAGCACGacttcttcttgttttttttttttttttaaatgataaagTCGTGAATCCATGCAAAGAGATTCCTATCATCAATATCTACATCGCTAATTATAAAACTCTTATTTATCCAACTTCAGTTGGGTAGGTCATGAAATATACAACTATTTTAACCATGTCATTAAATTGCATCTCCAAACATTAATCTCCACATACAGACCAAGCTCGTTTCAAAATCACATGCTAGTCAGATAAATTACATTGGATAATTCTTGTACGACAAGCTCGTCCGAAAATGTGTTGATGGTCGAGATCGGACACCGCTTAGAAGCTGAAAGAGATTATTTATTACTTATTATAAGGTTAGGTTGAGAACAAAGGAATGAGGTGGATAAATTAACTATGTCATATTTTGAGTAGATGGAGCCCATAGAAATTGCTAATGATTTCCGTGTAGAGCAGCATCTCATGTGCTTTGTGCGAGAAATTAGGCCATGTTATGAAGCCAATCAAGATCTTGTTATATCTTTTGCCCAATAAAGTAATAAGGACAAAGCTTGAATGAGATAGTTTTatatgtcgtattttgtgagactgatctcttatttgggtcatccataaaaaaatattaatttttatgttaagagtattactttttattgtgaatatcggtaaggttgacccgtctcacagataaagattcgtgagaccgtcttataagagacctactcaataaTAAGACCATGTACGTTCTTAAATCCcctcattttaaaaatcaagaattatttaaactaattttttaagttttaattTACTATACTCGAAAATTCTAATTCTAATAAACACGAATTGAATAGAAATAATGATAGTGATAGAAACATGATGATTAACATGTTGTAAGGTTTACAAAATttgaattatataattattatcaaGTAATAACTTAGGATAAAACCATAAGTGTCTATAATCTGCAGTGTTTTTTGAATGAGTAGATCTTTTGTAAGACGGTTTCGTAAATCTATTTTCGTGAAACGAGttaatatgattcatatttaaaatgaaaagcaataatttacttttaaacgtaatatttttcatgaatcggATCGATTTGAACATCTTTCTTGTAAAATTGATGTGTAAGATAATCTGACATGAGTTTTTTTTATGTTGCTAGATTGGCTAAATGAAACATGAGAGTATTTTCAAATGATTGGGTTGATGATGTATTTTGTATTTCTAAAGAAACACACAGCATCTATAcctttttttttatatgttctCTTTTCCTTTATTTGTCCGGCCCACTTcgctataaatttttttacatcttttataattatattattattaaattaaaagaaaTACTTTCTTGCACAAAAAAGGTTATTATCTGAATATTAATTAATCAGTAAGGGTGGTTTGACaagataaattaaattaatttaatttaacttaaaattttaaataacaaaatatgcCTCCTTTTGTTTTCCATATTATCCCAAAAATACGAACGATATgcagtattattattattattattatatatatatatatatatatataaatatatgagacaGATTTTGTAAGacaattaatataaattttgtaaGACAATTTTACGagagttaattttatgagacagatcttaTATTTGagtcatttataaaaaaaatattattataaatattaatcaaattgtatcgtctcacgaataaatatacatataaatatattaattaattatttattacatCCAATTCAATTGGCATGTGAGAGAACATGGATGGCTCATGAATTAGGTTATGATTACATATAAATGCGTGAAAGAGGAAACGGTTGAGACAATGGATAATATACCATAGGTCATTATAGAAAGGGGCCAccgatttatttatttatttacggGCCTCCATCTTTCCTTCAAATTTTCTTATTCGATACAAAAGTTattaaataacacaataaaagaaaaatatgaaaaaaaaaataagggtatttcataattttcaacatcagaAGTAAAAAAAAGTTGGGTCATATCTCAATTTCTGGAGGATACTTCTAGTTCTAAGACGACATGGTAGATATTATATTCATAACTGACTTTTCGATGACTTATTGTTGACATCTATGTGAAAATCGCTGAAGTCGTGTCCATCTATTCGACATATAATTTCACGTGTAATAGATGAACGTCACCTCAAAAGTACTCACATATATGCTGATAGTGAATGTCGCGAGTCATATATATGGTTTTTTGGGGAGTTGTTGTTAAGTAAATATGTTGAACAAATCTAAGGGGAGGTGGTTCTACCATAGAAAGTAtactttaataaattaacaatgACAATATAgcataaaagaaaaaagaaagaaaaatcagTATGATTACTAAAATATTTCAGTCACACGGTTaccataattatatattttgataaaatgatAATCGTTCGAACAGTTTTGTTGGTATCAGAACCAATgatgcaattttttttatcggtcacataattgaattatgatataagATAATGTATTACGTGCACATGTTTATGAATGTGGTCAGATTGTGGGAATAGTGGTCCCTAAAGAAGTGGGAATTGGAGAATTTGGCAATTTCTTGTTTGGAGTATAGGAACCCTGAACATGGTTTCAGAATATGTGCACATaagttatatttaaaaaaaattaaaaaaaatgcaacCGATTCAGTGCAAAGCGCCAAACACCATAAATAATTCAAGATGGATCTGTTCTTATTTTAGTAAACAAAGATTTGTTATTGTTCTTTCATTCGGTTATGAACAAGGTAAATAAACAGTAAGTCGAAGCAAAGATGTTCCTTTGTTCTCAAGACAAAATTGTATGTATCAAATTACTACGCGTTGCAGACAATCGTCTCTAAGATACAACGATTTCGAGTCGAGATATTGCAGTACTACAAACTTTTGAAAGTAGCGAACAAAAATATGCAAtaaatttcaaggacgaaaagAATGTGTGATGCAGCAAAAATGGTAAAGGATTTTGAGTGATGTATGAGAGGGATTATTTATAAATGATCACCGGATGCGTAGAAGAGTCACAACTCTCTGCAAGTGGTGATGGGACACATTGTTTGGTGCAAACAGCAGCCTGGATCAAATGCAACTTTCGAGAAGGGACGCACACACTACGCGACAAGACGCGCAGCAGCGCGCCTGGTTCTGTGTTGCGCACACTGTTCCAGCAGGAGGCGCGCTGCACGAGAAGACGAGCACCCGCGCGCCTAGTTCTGTTCGGATGCATCCTGAACAGCTTGTGCGCGATGTATCGCGTTTCTGGCCAACCCAGCGAAGGTGCTACtattaacaaaattattttccaaataaatttggtccaaaaatattaatattgacGGCACCGTGCCACGTCGCCTGGCTGCGCGTGTGTGTTTCATCGAGACACAATTTATCAAGCTCTTCCCCTTCTAAAAAATTTTGGTACCCTTTGGGGCCCGAACCCTTAGCTCAAACTTGGAGCTTATAAGGGAGACTAAACTTGACTATTTTTTCAATGTGGGACAACTCTTATTCTCTTTTTCATTCACCACTCTTCActcttcttttctcttcatttataacttaattattttttaactctggttattataaaatttaatcaaacaaaGATAATATAAAGATGTTGAATCTCATTTTTTACACCAAACGATACAAaactatataaaaatatatatatatagtaggaTTTATTGATATATGGAACAATGGAAAATCATTATTTGTCCGTTGAACGTTGAAAACTCTATGCTACATTGTATAATCGTTGCTGGTGGAGCTATTATCTGGTGGAGCCCCGTTAAATATTTAGTTGATTGGAACGTGGATTGGCATTGTGCATAAATAGGCATTGTGCATAAATAAATCGAACTGATCTGCAAATTTTTGGAGTTAGCgcgaaaatatatatttcagctgtaatttgattttttaaattttcgttATATTTGACTCATTTCGGTTCGTTTACTCTATGTTTTCTGACTTCCCAATGTTTAAACAcaataaatatgattttttttctttaactgAGTTTTGCCATAGTATGTTCATAGGTGGTTTTATGTTTAGTTTATCCATCCAAATTAGTCCATAAACTTGAAAGAgcatgtcttttgtgagacggtctcacgaatatttatctgtgagacgggtcaaccctaccgatattcacaataaaaagtaatactcttagcataaaaaagcaatattttttcattgatgacccaaataagatatatgtctcacaaaatacgacccgtgagatcgtctaacACAAGTTTCTGCCAATTTGAAATacataatttcaaattcatcaaaTAAAGCGCAATCTCACTGTCTTCATTAAATTGGGTTAAAAGTTTAGTATTCAACCATTTTCCAATATGacttttaaatataataatcgtatcgtgtttttatattctttatttaataattttgctTTCTGgagtttgtttgtttgttttttttatcgAAACTATACACTTAACACATTTGTGTgttttttcattcaaatattattagaGTTAACATTGCATAATTCAGAAGCAATCATTTTTCAAGTTAGTTAGTTACGGAGGTTAAATACTCTCAGTAGAAAGCAAACCAAAACTCAATATGATACCTATATTTTTACTCCCAAGAGGAGAATAACAACAAATTCATTCTTTCTCCTATCTGtgatatggtatcagagccaccgCAAGGCGGTTTCCTTCGTTTATTTCGAGATTGAACGAAGATAGGATTACATTCAGATCACTGGTGTTTTCACTGTATCTTCATTTCGGATTTGTTACGGGATTTCGAGCTTGCAAAATCTCATACCAATGGCAAACACAAATTCGTCTGCGTGGAATTTGTCATCTCGATCGGCTGTTGATGATCCTTCGAGTTCATATTTCTTGCATCATTCTGATAACCCAGGGCTTGTACTAGTATCTCAGCCACTCACGGGTGACAATTTTGTGTCGTGGAGTAGAGCGATGAGGATTGCTCTTTCTGTCAAGAACAAGCTGGGCTTCATTGATGGCTCAATTCCTAAACCAGCAGATTCTGAAACCAACTTACTTAGTGCGTGGGTTAGAAATAACAATAACGTCATTTCTTGGTTGCTGAACTCGGTCTCCAAAGATATATCAGCAAGCATCTTATTTGCGGAATCAGCAGAGGATATCTGGAACGATCTTAAGGATCGTTTTCAACAAAGCAATGGTCCTAGAATCTTTCAGATTCGCAAGGATCTGATCAATCTTCGACAAGGGCAAGACTCAGTCAGTGTTTATTTCACCAAAATCAAGGCCCTTTGGGAAGAATTAAATCACTTTCGACCAATGTGTAGCTGCGGGAAATGTGGTTGCAATGGGGTCAAGAATCTGGAAGCATATATTCAAATGGATTACACAATGACATTCCTTATGGGACTGAATGAATCATTTACGCATATTAGGAGTCAAGTTCTACTCCTTGATCCTCTACCGCCGATCAGCCGAGTATTCTCTTTAGTTGTTCAAGAAGAAAGACAAAGAGccattgggaatcaaagctccATGAACGCCCCAAACCCCAACATGGCATTTGCATTCAAGAATGACCAAAATCAATCACAATTCAACAATCGGCCACCACCAAGATTTTCTAAAGGCAGACCATTCTGTACTCATTGCAACATTCTTGGCCATACGGTTGAAACTTGCTACAAAATCCATGGCCATCCACCTGGTTTAAAGGCCAAAAACAAGCAAGAAAACAAAGGACATGCTGCTTGTGTCCATCAAGAGACTGATCAAATTTGTCATTCTGAAACCCTTACAAACAATGTTGGTACAACATCAAACGTTGTCCAGAATTTTGACAAGAATCAAGTGGAACAATTGATGGCCATGATGATTCAACAGCTTTATACTTCAGAAAAGAAAGTTAATGAACATGAGGGTGATAATCCTTCAGTCAATCAGGTTGGAATACAAACTTGGCATAGCAGACTTGGACACCCGTCCATGCAGGTCTTACAGATTTTAAAAACACATTTTCATTTTGGTAATGCTGATGTTCATGATGATGCACCTTGCTCAGTTTGTCCAATAGCAAAACAGAGACGTCTACCATTTGTTCATCTCAATAATAAGTCTTACAATGCTTTTGATCTTATACATTGTGATGTATGGGGGCCGTATCATGTTCCCACAGTTAATAAACAAAGATATTTTCTGACTTTGGTTGATGATTGCACTAGATTCACATGGATTTTTCTAAtgcaacacaaatctgaagcttCAAGTGTAGTCTCCAGGTTTTGCAATATGATTGAAACACAATTCAGTAAAAGAATAAAAGCATTTCGAACGGACAATGCTATGGAACTGGCCTTCACGGAATTATTTCAGACTAAAGGAATATTGCATCAGTTCTCCTGTGTTGAAACGCCACAACAAAACTCAGTCGTAGAGCGCAAACATCAACATCTACTTAATGTTGCTCGGGCGTTATTTTTCCAGTCCAGCATACCTCTTGGTCTGTGGAGTGAATGCATAATGACAGCTACTTACTTAGTGAATCGTGTGCCTTCTCCATCCACTCAAAATAAGTCGCCCTATGAACTGCTATATCATAAAAAAGTCGACTATACCCACTTACGGGTCTTCGGATGCCTTGCATTTGCTTCTACATTAGCTGCCCATCGTGACAAATTTATGTCGCGGGCGCGATTATGTGTATTCTTATGATACCCACCGGGTATGAAAGGATACAAGCTGATGGATATGCAAAGCAAGGAAATATTCATCTCAAGAGATGTCATCTTCCATGAGTTGATATTTCCTTTTTCCCATATATCTTCCACAAAAGAGCTCATTGATCCATTTCCTTCAACTGTGCTCCCTAACCTGGCTCCGGTTGACACACAAGTCCCTTTGGACAGTCCTGTCATACCTAATCTGCACAATAATCTGAGGCCACATGATCCCATCAATAC
This window contains:
- the LOC142519815 gene encoding uncharacterized protein LOC142519815, with the translated sequence MANTNSSAWNLSSRSAVDDPSSSYFLHHSDNPGLVLVSQPLTGDNFVSWSRAMRIALSVKNKLGFIDGSIPKPADSETNLLSAWVRNNNNVISWLLNSVSKDISASILFAESAEDIWNDLKDRFQQSNGPRIFQIRKDLINLRQGQDSVSVYFTKIKALWEELNHFRPMCSCGKCGCNGVKNLEAYIQMDYTMTFLMGLNESFTHIRSQVLLLDPLPPISRVFSLVVQEERQRAIGNQSSMNAPNPNMAFAFKNDQNQSQFNNRPPPRFSKGRPFCTHCNILGHTVETCYKIHGHPPGLKAKNKQENKGHAACVHQETDQICHSETLTNNVGTTSNVVQNFDKNQVEQLMAMMIQQLYTSEKKVNEHEGDNPSVNQVGIQTWHSRLGHPSMQVLQILKTHFHFGNADVHDDAPCSVCPIAKQRRLPFVHLNNKSYNAFDLIHCDVWGPYHVPTVNKQRYFLTLVDDCTRFTWIFLMQHKSEASSVVSRFCNMIETQFSKRIKAFRTDNAMELAFTELFQTKGILHQFSCVETPQQNSVVERKHQHLLNVARALFFQSSIPLGLWSECIMTATYLVNRVPSPSTQNKSPYELLYHKKVDYTHLRVFGCLAFASTLAAHRDKFMSRARLCVFL